In Gossypium arboreum isolate Shixiya-1 chromosome 6, ASM2569848v2, whole genome shotgun sequence, the following are encoded in one genomic region:
- the LOC108485289 gene encoding metacaspase-9-like, whose product MAKVTKRAVLVGCNYPKTQFGLHGCINDVKTIKDAILNFGFKESDINVLTDAPGSSVLPTGANIRDALNRMARNAKAGDVLFFYFSGHGTRIPIFQPGQPFKQDEAIVACDLNLITDVDFRRFVNRLPEGASFTILSDSCHSGGLIEKEKEQFGGEHMTTPVNPNMPKPSKVKAKSLPFDIIHGAIDTAAGILHDAVNIGQKIFGIFGKDVSLKFHPHYVDGLMVLDPLKEDDGILLSGCEANETSYDLVLGNRAFGAFTDAVVNVLNQRMGAGISNRQLMVEAAKILKDNGFDQNPCLYCSDKNTNATFLGVFA is encoded by the exons ATGGCTAAGGTTACGAAGAGAGCAGTTTTAGTGGGATGCAACTACCCCAAGACCCAATTTGGCTTGCATGGATGCATCAATGATGTGAAAACCATAAAAGATGCAATCCTGAACTTTGGGTTCAAGGAAAGCGATATTAATGTCCTCACCGATGCGCCAGGGTCGTCGGTTCTGCCTACTGGTGCAAACATTAGGGATGCACTTAATAGAATGGCGCGCAATGCTAAAGCAGGAGATGTCCTATTTTTCTACTTCAGTGGACATGGAACACGCATTCCAATCTTTCAACCTGGCCAGCCTTTCAAGCAAGATGAAGCAATCGTGGCTTGTGATTTAAATCTTATCACTG ATGTGGACTTCAGGCGTTTTGTTAACCGGCTACCAGAAGGAGCAAGCTTCACAATCCTATCAGATTCGTGCCACAGTGGTGGTCTCATTGAAAAAGAGAAAGAACAATTTGGTGGTGAGCATATGACGACACCAGTAAATCCCAACATGCCTAAACCGTCTAAGGTTAAGGCTAAGAGTCTTCCTTTTGATATCATACATGGTGCGATAGATACAGCAGCAGGCATCCTACACGACGCAGTAAATATTGGCCAAAAGATTTTCGGAATCTTCGGGAAAGATGTGAGTCTAAAATTCCATCCTCACTACGTAGATGGGTTAATGGTGTTGGATCCACTGAAGGAGGATGATGGAATTTTATTAAGTGGGTGTGAAGCCAATGAGACATCATATGACCTGGTTTTGGGGAATAGAGCCTTTGGGGCGTTCACTGATGCAGTGGTTAACGTACTCAATCAGCGCATGGGTGCTGGAATAAGCAACAGACAACTTATGGTTGAGGCTGCCAAGATTTTGAAGGACAATGGATTCGATCAGAACCCTTGCCTTTATTGCAGTGATAAGAACACAAACGCAACTTTCTTGGGTGTCTTTGCTTAA
- the LOC128279268 gene encoding metacaspase-9-like — protein MDLCAALNLKSLPTRVKQLCLVISIPSLLWGQLIQQLPSGSSFTIVSDSCHSGGLIDKSKEQIGPHSTLRGIAPPVDYKTKGISFGTLFDCLVTAANVIIAAQGLLAPRAVDNAINTGTDTMTGIGSLLTTIFGNNVSLKFLPHYERDILNLRSLTEDEGILLSGCQANELSIDMLASDKTGRKAFGAFTYTVLKVIVEIIFYLQKTRIDFKTSV, from the exons ATGGACTTGTGCGCCGCATTGAACCTCAAAAGCCTTCCAACGAGGGTGAAGCAATTGTGCCTTGTGATCTCAATCCCATCTTTG TTGTGGGGGCAATTGATTCAGCAACTACCAAGTGGATCAAGCTTCACAATCGTTTCGGATTCCTGCCACAGTGGTGGTCTGATTGATAAAAGTAAAGAACAAATTGGACCCCATAGTACTCTAAGGGGTATAGCACCACCTGTTGATTACAAGACTAAGGGCATTTCCTTTGGAACCTTATTCGACTGCCTAGTAACAGCAGCCAACGTCATAATCGCGGCACAAGGCTTATTGGCCCCAAGAGCAGTTGACAATGCCATCAACACTGGAACAGATACTATGACGGGTATTGGCTCTCTTTTGACCACAATCTTTGGGAACAATGTGAGTCTCAAATTTCTACCCCATTATgaacgtgatattttgaatttAAGGTCACTGACGGAGGATGAGGGAATTCTGTTAAGTGGGTGCCAAGCCAATGAGCTTTCAATTGATATGCTAGCGAGTGACAAAACCGGAAGAAAGGCGTTTGGGGCCTTTACCTATACAGTTCTGAAGGTCATTGTCGAAATCATTTTTTATTTGCAAAAAACGAGGATAGACTTTAAAACGAGTGTgtag